CTCATCCTATCGCGCATTTTTGGAGCTGCAGTTTTTGTTTCTTCATTGGGAGATTAAGAGCTAAGTTTCGAAAATattctattttcatttttaaaattctcacaaaaattaCATAACTTTGAAACTTTGCTACTGTTCAAAGCATTTCTCCTTAAATTATGAATATTAATGAGATGAGGTGGGATACAAATGTGAAAAAATATCTCATGTGTATATAGTGGATGTTTGAAAATTTAgatagaaaattttatttttgtcaaaagtaCAGGATATTCATTTTTGGTAATTAAatttagagtttttttttgggtagatgaaataattttattttaattttatcatagATTGCAAGGACATGTGGTCTTTTGAAGTGGTAGGATCTCAAATTTACGGGAATTTCCCCAAAACAAAAATAGTCGTAACTGCATTTCAAGTATTGCTCCTACAAATTGCCATTTTGAGGTCAATGTATTTTGAGGTCATTATATCAACTCAACTCGGAGGGGGAAAAAGTAAAATGGTATTCACTGGTTTGGCGGCctgtataaaatatatatatatatatatatatatatatatatatatatatatatatatatatatatatatattcccaaATATGCTTTTATTCTCTGGTTGATGATAGAGCAAAAGCTGACTACAAGAGATGGGCTTATCAAAAGGGGGATTCCTCATATATCACCAATGTGTGTCCTCTatgatcaagaaaatgaatcagCTGAACATCAATTCTTTGATTGTCTGTATTCGAGAAGTATTTGGGACCAAGTGCAGAGCCTATGTCTATTATACAGAGGATGTATACCCTGGAGACAAGAGATGGGATGGTGGTGTAAACTTGTTGGacctaagtcttttgttacaaAACTTAGAAGATTAGTTCTAGCAGTAGCAGTATGGCATATATGGCATGAAAAAAAGTGGGAGGGTATTTCAGCATATTACTACCCCAGCTGATCAAATAGTTGCTGCTATCAACAAAGTAGTACAGATGACAATCATTTCATGGCCAAGAACTCGTCGCACCAAGGAGAATTGGCAACTGGTTTGGAATGGAGTTTGCCCCAGGTCTGTTTGCAGGATTAGTCTGCTTAGTACGCAGTAGTTCTAGTTTTCACTTCTTTTTCTTACTACTGAATTGTGTAGTGTAGTCTCTCTGGTGCTTGTACATGTATATGCAGATTTCTGGCTCTCCCTTGTAAATCTTTCTTGCATACCTATAAAGACTAATATTTTgcctagaaaacaaaaaagaagtagACTAGCCATGTTATGCTTCGTCTACAGAAAGACGCACTGGAGGACCCTTGGCAGCAATGGCCAGTGGATCAACCACAATTTTCTCATCAGCAATTATTTTCTTCCACTTGAACTTCTTCACCATGAAAACAAGAATTTTTAAGCGAGCAAATTGTTTTCCGGGACACATTCTAGGTCCTCCACCAACGGGTACAATTGCATAAGAAGCTGGTCCCAGATTCATCTTTCTTCCTGGATCAAACTTCAAGGGCTTAGGGAAACATACTGGATTTCTCATAGTCATTCTGGAGTTCATGTATATTGTTAGACGGGTAGAGTTATCCTTTTCTCTTATAATCAAATTAGTAAACTATTAAATTCATAACCAAACTATAAAAAAAACGACTGATATCCTTATTAAACATAGTGAAAGAAAATCGACATCAAATGAAACCTTGAGAGCAAGTTAAAAATTACAACAAATGAAGCGTTGGAGGGATGATTTAGAACCAAATTGACAAGTTGGAAAATCTAATAGACAGTTTTTGAAGTTCAAGGATTATTAGAGTCATTTTACCCTTACAAACTTGAAGTACTATTTTGATTGTTTGCTTATCTGGTCCATATCATGCACGTGTAAGATAAATTTTAACAAGTGGAGTACCTTTACAAAAACCATTACATTGGGCTGTAGACCAGGGTTATGAGTCCTGTCTACAGTGATAAAAATTAAAAGGAAGTGTCAGAGTATCGGGTTCAAGTTTTGCTTGCAGTGACAAAAATTCAAAGGAGGTGCTAGAATATTCCTTTGATTTAATCGAATTTATATACCTGTTttgaaaaaaatccaaaagtCGAAAGGAAATGTGTATGCTTGctttgaaaaaaattcaaaaattcaaagGAAATGTCAGAGTATTCTTTTAGTCTAGTCGGATTTGTACACCTACTAGTCCCTTATACAGCCTCTTTAGATTTCCTCTCATGTAGAATatgatagattaggttataaaaatgttattattacgattaaaaaaaaagagtacctTTAATTGCAAGCTCTAAAAATTTCATTCACTCTGCTCTGTCTATATATACACAGAACAACTCTACAAGCACCACACAAAGCAATATCATCAATACGATCTGTTCAAAATATGGATATCACAGGTCTTGATGGTGCTTACTACAATtactttctcttttctcttgtacttttgtcTCCCATTCTACTTCTTGTCTTCACCCAGCGCAAAACGCGGCTACCACCAGGTCCGTTTGCATGGCCCGTCATAGGCAACCTTTTCGACCTTGATGGGAAGAAGCCACACATTGCCCTCTCCAGGCTTGCACAATCTTATGGGCCTCTAATCTCTCTAAGATTTGGTGCAAGATTGGTGGTAGTTGCATCATCACCAGAAGCTGCTAGAGAAATATTCATGACTCATAATCGGGATTTATCTGGAAGGCACGTTGTGCAACTAGCCAAGATATTACCACAAATTGACACTTCAATGATCGCAATGGCTGCAGAATGCAATGAAAGATGGAGGTTTCTGCGTAGCACTGCCCACTCTGAGCTTTTCTCAGCTCAGGCACTCGAATCCTTTTCGCAAATCAGACTAGATAAGGCCAAGGAAATGCTAGACTTTTTGGCTTCTAAAGATGGTGAAGTTGTAAAGATTTCAGACATATTACTTGCAACTAGTGCTAATATAATGAGTAACGCCATGGTGTCCCAAGATATTGTTTCCTGGAAGAATATTGGAGAAGTCAGAAGGTGTATAAGGAGACTACTTGAGTTTGGTATTCCCGGCCTAGCCGATCTTTTTCCTGCAATTGGTTGTTTAGATTTCTGGACTAAGCAAAAAGCAGTAGAATGTACTCGAATCCTCAGAGAAACATGGATTGATATCGTAAGCAAGAGAAGAGGAGGGAGGGCGGACGTAGCATTCTGCAGCCGGGACTTTTTAGATGTCCTCGTTGAAAACTCATTTGATGATTATCAGATCTATAACTTGCTAACGGTACGTAAAAATTTACCTCCTCGATTTGTAGCCTTTTCTCGTCATTTTAGGCGTTGGTATAGCTTAGTTCTTTTACATTAACATCGCGTGTTAGTAATGAAATTTGTAGTATATATGACAATGGGTATAAGTGGAACACTAGCTTTTTGCTTTTTAGATAGAAGGGTACCAGTCCAATCTGCACCTGATATTGCAACTATTAATCAGTCTTATACTAGATTACAACTCTCAACGGTGAGACTAGATTCCAAAATCTCAACCTTGTTTGTTTTCACCTCTAAACTAGGTCTTCATAGGTGGCAAACTTGTAGCGTCTGCAGAGCATAAAAACAGCAGAAGATTTAGCGGAAATAACTATCTTACTAACTTCTATTTTATCGCAGGAGTTTTTGATTAGTTCTGAAACCATCAGCACAGCAATTGAATGGGCAATGGCAGAACTAACAAGAAACCAAGAAGCCTCTTCTAAACTTCTTGATGAACTTATGAAATATGAAATTGAAGGAACAGCCTTAAGTGAGAAGCACTTAACACAGCTACCATATTTACAAGCTTGTATCAAAGAAACACTTCGACTGCATCCTCCGACCCCACTTCTTGTACCTCGTCGTGCATCACAAACTTGCGAGTTCATGAACTACAATCTTCCGAAGGATAGCTTGGTGGTTGTAAATGCATATGCCTTGGGACGAGATGAAAAGTCTTGGGAAGACCCTCAAGGCTTCAAACCAGAACGATTCCTTGGCACAAGTCTTGATGTCAAGGGAACTCATTACGAACTCTTGCCCTTTGGTGGAGGTAGAAGAATATGTGCTGGATATCCTCTAGCTCTCAAGCAGATTCAGTTGCTTCTTGCCTCACTGGTTTATGCATTTGATTGGCTTCATCCACCAGGAATGGAACCAACCAATCTTGACATGAGTGAAAAGTTCGGCTTTACACTTGCAAGGGAAAACCCTCTGCTATTGATTCCGAGAATCAGAAATGACA
The Coffea arabica cultivar ET-39 chromosome 6c, Coffea Arabica ET-39 HiFi, whole genome shotgun sequence genome window above contains:
- the LOC113693631 gene encoding probable (S)-N-methylcoclaurine 3'-hydroxylase isozyme 2; this translates as MDITGLDGAYYNYFLFSLVLLSPILLLVFTQRKTRLPPGPFAWPVIGNLFDLDGKKPHIALSRLAQSYGPLISLRFGARLVVVASSPEAAREIFMTHNRDLSGRHVVQLAKILPQIDTSMIAMAAECNERWRFLRSTAHSELFSAQALESFSQIRLDKAKEMLDFLASKDGEVVKISDILLATSANIMSNAMVSQDIVSWKNIGEVRRCIRRLLEFGIPGLADLFPAIGCLDFWTKQKAVECTRILRETWIDIVSKRRGGRADVAFCSRDFLDVLVENSFDDYQIYNLLTEFLISSETISTAIEWAMAELTRNQEASSKLLDELMKYEIEGTALSEKHLTQLPYLQACIKETLRLHPPTPLLVPRRASQTCEFMNYNLPKDSLVVVNAYALGRDEKSWEDPQGFKPERFLGTSLDVKGTHYELLPFGGGRRICAGYPLALKQIQLLLASLVYAFDWLHPPGMEPTNLDMSEKFGFTLARENPLLLIPRIRNDMQKDWAEALGLKKF